The Sinomonas sp. P10A9 genome includes a window with the following:
- the galK gene encoding galactokinase — MSTTPSPAPSPTAGVLRAFASAFGGTPDGVWQAPGRVNLIGEHTDYNEGFALPFAIDLAARVAVRVRPDRTVRLVSTHGGGVVELGLDALTRESAVGWSVYPAGVVWALQGRGIAVPGFDLALDSSVPAGSGLSSSHAIECAVATALTELAGAGLGAEDLVLLTQQAENGFVGAPTGILDQSASLRGAAGHAVFLDCRDQSIELIPFDASAAGLTVLVIDTKVAHSHSDGGYASRRAACELGAEVLGVDALRDVDTAGLAEAQGLLDPVTFRRVRHIVTEDERVLQTVEVLRSAGPAAIGPLLDASHASMRDDFEISCPELDLAVETARAAGAVGARMTGGGFGGSAIALVPAEAAAAVGDAVTAAFSRAGYRAPDLFSVSPAEGARRVL; from the coding sequence ATGAGCACCACGCCCTCTCCCGCTCCCAGTCCCACCGCCGGGGTGCTGCGCGCCTTCGCGTCGGCGTTCGGGGGGACGCCCGACGGCGTGTGGCAGGCGCCGGGCCGCGTGAACCTCATCGGGGAGCACACCGACTACAACGAGGGCTTCGCCCTTCCGTTCGCCATCGACCTCGCCGCCCGGGTGGCCGTCCGCGTCCGGCCCGACCGGACGGTGCGGCTCGTGTCCACGCACGGCGGCGGCGTGGTCGAGTTGGGCCTCGATGCCCTCACCCGCGAATCCGCGGTTGGCTGGTCGGTGTACCCGGCCGGTGTCGTGTGGGCGCTGCAGGGGCGTGGCATCGCGGTGCCGGGCTTCGACCTCGCTCTCGACTCGAGCGTCCCTGCCGGCTCGGGCCTCTCGTCGTCGCACGCGATCGAGTGCGCCGTCGCCACCGCGCTGACCGAGCTCGCGGGCGCGGGCCTCGGCGCCGAGGACCTCGTGCTGCTGACGCAGCAGGCGGAGAACGGCTTTGTGGGCGCCCCGACGGGGATCCTCGACCAGTCCGCCTCACTGCGCGGCGCAGCAGGGCACGCCGTGTTCCTCGACTGCCGCGACCAGAGCATCGAGCTCATTCCGTTCGATGCATCCGCCGCCGGGCTCACCGTGCTGGTCATCGACACCAAGGTGGCGCACTCCCACTCCGACGGCGGCTACGCGAGCCGGCGGGCGGCGTGCGAGCTCGGTGCGGAGGTGCTGGGCGTCGATGCCCTGCGCGACGTGGACACTGCAGGCCTCGCCGAGGCCCAAGGGCTCCTCGACCCGGTCACGTTCCGACGGGTGCGGCACATCGTGACCGAGGATGAGCGGGTGCTCCAGACGGTCGAGGTGCTCCGTTCCGCAGGGCCCGCCGCGATCGGGCCCCTTCTGGACGCAAGCCACGCCTCGATGCGTGACGACTTCGAGATCTCGTGCCCGGAGCTCGACCTCGCCGTCGAGACTGCCCGGGCCGCCGGGGCCGTGGGCGCCCGGATGACTGGGGGCGGATTCGGCGGCTCCGCCATCGCGCTCGTTCCGGCCGAGGCCGCGGCAGCGGTCGGCGACGCGGTCACGGCAGCGTTCTCCCGTGCCGGCTACAGGGCGCCGGACCTCTTCAGCGTCTCCCCGGCCGAGGGTGCACGGCGGGTCCTCTAG
- the galT gene encoding galactose-1-phosphate uridylyltransferase: MTHAPIAPGTPTTPRITQMRLSDGRELLYFDDPGTAPRTPLADARGLPGRADHGQLRFDELSGDWVAVAAHRQSRTHLPPADQCPLCPSTPGNASEIPDPDYDVVVFENRFPSLGPDLTELPPTLPWGHTVPAVGRCEVVSFTPEHTGSFGELPYERARTVVDAWAHRTAALSALPGVRQVFPFENRGADIGVTLHHPHGQIYAYPYVAPRAAQLGAAARRFYDDAEGTATLLGSLLDRERDSGERVVLDGDHFTAFVPFAARWPLEVHLVPHRHVADFTELSGEEKDELTHTYLTLLGAVDAMYPTPTPYVAAWHQAPLDAVLRPASRFHLQLTSPRRAADKLKFLAGSEAAMGAFINDTTPEQVAERLREVLAAGKASA; encoded by the coding sequence ATGACCCACGCACCCATCGCCCCCGGGACCCCGACCACCCCACGGATCACCCAGATGCGGCTCTCCGACGGACGCGAGCTGCTCTACTTCGACGATCCCGGCACCGCACCACGCACTCCCCTGGCCGACGCGCGGGGGCTCCCCGGCCGCGCAGACCACGGACAGCTGCGCTTCGACGAGCTCTCAGGCGACTGGGTCGCCGTGGCGGCCCATCGGCAGTCCCGCACCCACCTGCCGCCCGCCGACCAGTGTCCCCTGTGCCCGAGCACCCCGGGGAACGCCTCCGAGATCCCGGATCCCGACTACGACGTGGTCGTGTTCGAGAACCGCTTCCCGTCACTCGGGCCGGATCTCACCGAGCTGCCTCCAACGCTGCCTTGGGGCCACACCGTGCCCGCGGTGGGCCGCTGCGAGGTCGTGTCCTTCACCCCGGAGCACACAGGCTCCTTCGGCGAGCTTCCCTACGAGCGGGCGCGGACTGTGGTCGACGCCTGGGCCCACCGCACGGCGGCCCTGAGCGCCCTGCCCGGCGTGCGGCAGGTATTCCCGTTCGAGAACCGCGGCGCGGACATCGGAGTCACCCTGCACCACCCGCACGGGCAGATCTACGCCTACCCGTACGTCGCCCCCCGGGCCGCCCAGCTCGGCGCCGCCGCCCGGCGCTTCTACGACGACGCCGAAGGAACCGCCACGCTGCTCGGCTCGCTCCTGGACCGCGAGCGGGACTCGGGCGAACGCGTCGTGCTCGACGGCGATCACTTCACCGCCTTCGTGCCGTTCGCCGCGCGCTGGCCACTCGAGGTGCATCTGGTCCCCCATCGCCACGTCGCCGACTTCACCGAGCTCAGCGGGGAGGAGAAGGACGAGCTCACCCACACGTACCTCACCCTGCTGGGGGCCGTGGACGCGATGTACCCGACACCCACGCCGTACGTCGCCGCGTGGCACCAGGCCCCTCTCGACGCCGTGCTGCGCCCCGCGAGCCGGTTCCACCTCCAGCTCACATCGCCCCGCCGGGCCGCGGACAAGCTCAAGTTCCTCGCCGGATCCGAGGCCGCAATGGGCGCCTTCATCAACGACACGACCCCCGAGCAGGTAGCCGAGCGGCTCCGCGAGGTGCTCGCTGCCGGAAAGGCCTCCGCATGA
- a CDS encoding branched-chain amino acid ABC transporter permease: MDFGQILSEAVGELFSPTTAAYALAALGLAVHFGYSGLLNFGQAGFIAVGAYVFAMTTIHLQFPFWLALIAAVLASVVFALILGIPTLRLRADYLAIVTIAAAEIIRYVVTTNTLTDVTGSANGLAGIRQDFLRLNPFPQGTFYFGYSSNDFFFRVFGWGLVVILGIVVWLLMRSPWGRVLKGIREDELAVRSLGKNVYAYKMQALILGGIFGSLAGLVFTLPRDVVQPANYGTEFTFFLWTCLLLGGMATVLGPIVGAMIFWVVLSLTQNVLYGLIQIGALPFLSTTQAGQLRYILVGVALMLLMIFRPQGVFGNKKELAFS; this comes from the coding sequence ATGGATTTCGGACAGATACTCAGCGAGGCAGTCGGGGAGCTCTTCAGCCCCACGACGGCCGCCTACGCACTCGCCGCCCTCGGCCTCGCCGTGCACTTCGGCTACTCGGGCCTGCTCAACTTCGGCCAGGCGGGCTTCATCGCGGTCGGGGCGTACGTCTTCGCCATGACCACCATTCACCTCCAGTTCCCCTTCTGGCTCGCCCTCATCGCGGCCGTGCTCGCCTCGGTGGTCTTCGCCCTCATCCTGGGCATCCCGACCCTCCGCCTGCGCGCCGACTATCTGGCGATCGTGACCATCGCCGCAGCGGAGATCATCCGTTATGTCGTCACGACCAACACGCTCACCGATGTCACGGGCTCGGCCAATGGCCTCGCCGGCATCCGGCAGGACTTCCTCCGGCTCAACCCGTTCCCCCAGGGCACGTTCTACTTCGGCTACAGCAGCAACGACTTCTTCTTCCGTGTCTTCGGCTGGGGCCTCGTCGTCATCCTCGGGATCGTCGTGTGGCTGCTCATGCGCAGCCCGTGGGGCCGCGTGCTCAAGGGCATCCGCGAGGACGAGCTGGCCGTGCGCTCGCTTGGGAAGAACGTGTACGCGTACAAGATGCAGGCGCTCATCCTCGGCGGCATCTTCGGCTCCCTCGCGGGCCTCGTGTTCACCCTCCCGCGTGACGTGGTCCAGCCCGCCAACTACGGCACGGAATTCACGTTCTTCCTCTGGACCTGCCTCCTGCTCGGCGGCATGGCCACCGTGCTCGGCCCGATCGTCGGCGCGATGATCTTCTGGGTCGTGCTGTCGCTGACCCAGAACGTGCTGTACGGGCTCATCCAGATCGGCGCCCTGCCGTTCCTGAGCACCACGCAGGCAGGCCAGCTGCGCTACATCCTCGTGGGTGTGGCCCTCATGCTGTTGATGATCTTCCGGCCACAAGGTGTGTTCGGCAACAAGAAGGAGCTCGCGTTCTCATGA
- a CDS encoding ABC transporter ATP-binding protein has translation MSETSSTAGAPVDTVDYMTDVRPIAEGPGAPGCRKRDPIVVADNVSRRFGGINAVDVEHLEIPRHKITALIGPNGAGKTTLFNLLTGFDTPNTGSWQFEGTNLAGMSSYKVARLGMVRTFQLTKVMGKLTVIENMRLGASEQPGEKLRNALFRGIWGKREKDITGQAEGLLTKFKLDTKRDDYAASLSGGQRKLLEMARALMVSPKLVMLDEPMAGVNPALTQSLLDHIKNLKAEGMTVLFVEHDMHMVRHIADWVVVMAEGKIVAEGPPGDVMRDQAVIDAYLGAHHDVDLGAAGGLEELEEELAADEESVVGTEDAGILAPGSVVDGAETLTVDQHEKPSKEAE, from the coding sequence ATGAGCGAGACCAGCAGCACCGCAGGTGCGCCCGTCGACACCGTCGACTACATGACGGACGTCCGTCCGATCGCCGAGGGGCCCGGGGCCCCCGGCTGCAGGAAGAGGGACCCGATCGTCGTCGCGGACAACGTGAGCCGCCGATTCGGCGGCATCAACGCCGTCGATGTCGAGCACCTCGAGATCCCGCGCCACAAGATCACGGCCCTCATCGGCCCCAACGGGGCCGGGAAGACCACGCTGTTCAACCTGCTCACGGGCTTCGACACCCCGAACACGGGCTCGTGGCAGTTCGAAGGCACCAATCTGGCGGGCATGTCGTCCTACAAGGTCGCCCGGCTCGGGATGGTGCGCACGTTCCAGCTCACCAAGGTCATGGGCAAGCTCACGGTCATCGAGAACATGCGTCTCGGGGCCTCCGAGCAGCCCGGCGAGAAGCTGCGCAACGCGCTCTTCCGCGGCATCTGGGGCAAGCGCGAGAAGGACATCACTGGGCAGGCCGAGGGCCTGCTGACCAAGTTCAAGCTCGACACCAAGCGGGACGACTACGCCGCCTCGCTCTCGGGTGGTCAGCGCAAGCTCCTCGAGATGGCACGCGCGCTCATGGTCAGCCCCAAGCTCGTCATGCTCGACGAGCCCATGGCCGGCGTCAACCCTGCACTCACGCAGAGCCTCCTCGACCACATCAAGAACCTCAAGGCCGAGGGCATGACAGTCCTCTTCGTCGAGCACGACATGCACATGGTCCGCCACATCGCGGACTGGGTCGTGGTCATGGCCGAGGGCAAGATCGTGGCGGAGGGGCCGCCTGGGGACGTCATGAGGGATCAGGCCGTCATCGACGCCTACCTGGGCGCCCACCACGACGTCGACCTGGGCGCAGCGGGCGGCCTCGAGGAGCTCGAGGAGGAACTGGCCGCCGATGAGGAGTCGGTGGTCGGCACTGAGGATGCCGGCATCCTCGCCCCCGGATCCGTCGTGGACGGCGCCGAGACCCTCACCGTCGACCAGCACGAGAAGCCCTCCAAGGAGGCGGAATGA
- a CDS encoding ABC transporter ATP-binding protein, with protein sequence MSQQTTPEATSAPSDGDAVVAVTDLVAGYLPGVNILNGCSIVARKGELIGIIGPNGAGKSTLLKAMFGLVKVHSGSVVVRGQDLTGLKANKLVSRGIGFVPQTNNVFTSLTIEENMQMGMFQRPKDFKQRWDFVTELFPELGKRRAQRAGSLSGGERQMVAMGRALMMEPAVLLLDEPSAGLSPVKQDETFLRVHEINRAGVSVIMVEQNARRCLQICDRGYVLDQGRDAYTGTGRDLLKDPKVIQLYLGTLADDVEGKGA encoded by the coding sequence ATGAGCCAGCAGACCACGCCCGAGGCGACCAGTGCGCCGTCGGACGGAGACGCCGTCGTGGCAGTCACCGACCTCGTCGCCGGGTACCTGCCCGGCGTCAACATCCTCAACGGCTGCAGCATCGTGGCCCGCAAGGGCGAGCTCATCGGCATCATCGGCCCCAACGGCGCCGGAAAGTCGACGCTCCTGAAGGCCATGTTCGGCCTCGTGAAGGTCCACTCGGGCTCCGTGGTGGTGCGCGGGCAGGACCTGACCGGGCTCAAGGCGAACAAGCTCGTGAGCCGGGGCATCGGCTTCGTCCCCCAGACGAACAACGTGTTCACGTCCCTCACGATCGAGGAAAACATGCAGATGGGCATGTTCCAACGCCCCAAGGACTTCAAGCAGCGCTGGGACTTCGTGACCGAGCTGTTCCCCGAGCTCGGGAAGCGCCGCGCCCAGCGGGCCGGCTCCCTCTCGGGCGGCGAGCGGCAGATGGTCGCGATGGGCCGGGCACTCATGATGGAACCTGCCGTCCTGCTGCTCGACGAGCCCTCCGCGGGCCTCTCCCCCGTCAAGCAGGACGAGACGTTCCTGAGGGTCCACGAGATCAACCGCGCTGGCGTGTCCGTGATCATGGTCGAGCAGAACGCCCGCCGCTGCCTGCAGATCTGCGATCGCGGCTACGTCCTTGACCAGGGCCGCGATGCCTACACGGGCACGGGGCGCGACCTGCTCAAGGACCCCAAGGTCATCCAGCTCTACCTCGGAACGCTCGCGGACGACGTCGAGGGCAAGGGGGCATAG
- a CDS encoding ABC transporter substrate-binding protein, which produces MIQRHQSAPRVAKLAALGVGVALLATACGGSSSTPSGSSTSSAAAAGISCPAPSGSASASAAAGGTTVAPADVPKSPTTSATPLKLGSLLPQTGALAFLGPPEIAGVNLAVKQINDAGGVLNHPIEITHRDSGDTTTDIATQSVTNLLGQGVSAVIGAASSGVSKTVINQITGAGVIQFSPANTSPDFSTWDSKGLYWRTAPSDVLQGRVLGNYMASCGAQTVGMIVLNDAYGTGLRDNVKKAFEGAGGKVVDEELFNEGDSQFSSQVDKVVAAKPDAIAVISFDQAKQIIPLLAAKGVKPTQMFFVDGNTSDYSKDFAAGTLTGAQGTQPGTFAKDEFKTQLKSIDAGLKDYNYAGESWDATNLIALAAEKAKSTKGVDIAAQFVGITHGSNQCYDFPSCVTLIRQGKDIHYMGKSGPVSFAKNGDPQEAYIGIYKFDDKNVPQPLKEEFGKLS; this is translated from the coding sequence ATGATTCAACGTCACCAGTCGGCGCCCCGCGTGGCGAAGCTGGCTGCCCTCGGTGTCGGTGTCGCCCTTCTGGCGACTGCGTGCGGTGGCTCGTCCTCGACCCCGTCCGGGTCCAGCACCTCGAGCGCGGCGGCCGCCGGGATCTCGTGCCCGGCACCCTCGGGCAGCGCGAGCGCAAGTGCAGCGGCCGGGGGTACCACCGTCGCTCCGGCGGACGTCCCGAAGTCGCCCACCACGTCGGCAACGCCGCTCAAGCTCGGCTCGCTGCTCCCGCAGACCGGTGCCCTTGCCTTCCTCGGCCCGCCCGAAATCGCGGGTGTGAACCTCGCGGTCAAGCAGATCAATGACGCTGGCGGCGTGCTCAACCATCCGATCGAGATCACCCACCGCGACTCGGGCGACACGACGACAGACATCGCGACCCAGTCCGTGACGAACCTCCTCGGGCAGGGCGTGAGCGCCGTCATCGGCGCGGCGTCCTCCGGTGTGTCCAAGACGGTGATCAACCAGATCACCGGCGCGGGCGTCATCCAGTTCTCCCCGGCCAACACCTCGCCGGACTTCTCGACGTGGGACTCGAAGGGCCTCTACTGGCGCACGGCTCCCTCGGACGTTCTCCAGGGCCGCGTGCTCGGCAACTACATGGCCTCCTGCGGCGCCCAGACGGTCGGCATGATCGTCCTGAACGACGCCTACGGCACGGGCCTGCGTGACAACGTCAAGAAGGCGTTCGAGGGCGCTGGCGGCAAGGTCGTCGACGAGGAGCTGTTCAACGAGGGCGACTCGCAGTTCAGCTCGCAGGTGGACAAGGTCGTCGCGGCCAAGCCGGACGCGATCGCGGTCATCTCGTTCGATCAGGCCAAGCAGATCATCCCGCTCCTCGCGGCCAAGGGCGTCAAGCCCACCCAGATGTTCTTCGTGGACGGCAACACGTCCGACTACAGCAAGGACTTCGCGGCCGGCACGCTCACGGGCGCACAGGGCACCCAGCCGGGAACGTTCGCCAAGGACGAGTTCAAGACGCAGCTCAAGTCGATCGACGCGGGCCTCAAGGACTACAACTACGCCGGCGAGTCGTGGGACGCGACGAACCTCATCGCGCTCGCAGCCGAGAAGGCCAAGAGCACCAAGGGCGTGGACATCGCCGCGCAGTTCGTGGGCATCACGCACGGCAGCAACCAGTGCTATGACTTCCCGTCGTGTGTGACGCTCATCCGGCAGGGCAAGGACATCCACTACATGGGCAAGTCTGGTCCGGTGAGCTTCGCCAAGAACGGCGATCCGCAGGAGGCCTACATCGGCATCTACAAGTTCGATGACAAGAACGTGCCCCAGCCGCTCAAGGAGGAGTTCGGCAAGCTGAGCTAA
- a CDS encoding Bax inhibitor-1/YccA family protein, whose protein sequence is MAFGGNPVFRGKTFKGAVATAQPPVPHAQDQSPYVKGQNPYGANPYGQGTYGQAPYGQARFQQPMSADQLDALYRSPAASPAETGRMTYDDVIVKTLACLGFVVVGAAVTLAVPAGAAMGLTLLGAIGGFVLAMVNTFKREPVAGLILAYAGLEGLFLGGLTRLIDAFAKGVGFQAVLGTLVVAGVTLGLYKSGKVRATPGLAKFLMIALVSYLAFSLVNVVIMFADPGMGAWGLRSVPVLGIPLGVIVGLFAVVLAAISLIFDFNSVEQGVRAGAPRRYAWTAAFGLTVTLVWLYTEILRLLAIFNSND, encoded by the coding sequence ATGGCATTCGGGGGAAACCCTGTCTTCCGGGGGAAGACCTTCAAGGGAGCGGTCGCGACCGCTCAGCCGCCCGTTCCGCACGCCCAGGACCAGAGCCCCTACGTCAAAGGCCAGAACCCGTACGGCGCGAATCCGTACGGGCAGGGCACCTACGGCCAGGCCCCCTACGGCCAGGCCCGCTTCCAGCAGCCGATGTCCGCCGACCAGCTGGATGCGCTCTACCGCTCGCCGGCGGCCAGCCCTGCCGAGACAGGGCGCATGACGTATGACGACGTCATCGTCAAGACGCTCGCCTGCCTCGGCTTCGTGGTGGTGGGTGCGGCGGTGACCCTTGCGGTACCCGCAGGTGCGGCGATGGGCCTCACCCTGCTCGGGGCCATCGGCGGATTCGTCCTCGCGATGGTGAATACCTTCAAGCGCGAGCCCGTGGCTGGCCTCATCCTCGCGTATGCGGGCCTCGAAGGGCTCTTCCTCGGCGGGCTCACGCGTCTCATCGATGCCTTCGCCAAGGGCGTCGGCTTCCAGGCTGTCCTCGGGACTCTGGTTGTCGCCGGCGTGACCCTGGGGCTGTACAAGAGCGGCAAGGTCCGCGCGACCCCGGGCCTCGCGAAGTTCCTGATGATCGCGCTCGTGAGCTACCTCGCGTTCAGCCTCGTGAACGTCGTCATCATGTTCGCCGACCCGGGCATGGGCGCGTGGGGCCTGCGCAGTGTGCCCGTGCTCGGGATCCCGCTGGGCGTGATCGTCGGCCTGTTCGCGGTCGTGCTCGCGGCCATCTCCCTCATCTTCGACTTCAACTCGGTCGAGCAGGGCGTCCGCGCCGGGGCACCGCGCCGCTACGCGTGGACGGCGGCCTTCGGACTGACCGTCACCCTCGTGTGGCTGTACACCGAGATCCTGCGCCTCCTGGCGATCTTCAACAGCAACGACTGA
- a CDS encoding branched-chain amino acid ABC transporter permease, giving the protein MLVAAGALIGAFLAVLLALAPAADATTSPSPGPSSSQTQFQNSISGFLRNAGQPLQGVKITAAGEGFTGSTTSGASGAWTISVPTQGSYKVTLDESTLPDGIKLAEGQDNPRTVTFNQTSNASTIFAFGAGIQVHQESFFSNLANRLVAGLSFGLLLALSAVGLSLIFGTTGLTNFAHGEMVTLGAVVVFSLSAIGAPFWLAIIAGLAAGVAFGYVQDAWLWKPLRRRGTGLVPMMIVSIGLALAVRYVILFFFGGATQQLPYSQSTDIELGPISVSPNNLWSLLISLVVILLIAFALLRTRLGKATRAVADNPALAAASGIDVDRVIRLVWITGGFLASLGGILWAYYRPGVSFNMGQQILLMIFAGVTLGGLGTVFGALLGSVIVGVFVELTTVFGLTSDLKYVGALVVMILVLLFRPQGILGRRERVG; this is encoded by the coding sequence GTGCTGGTGGCCGCTGGCGCCCTGATCGGCGCCTTCCTCGCAGTGCTCCTGGCTCTCGCCCCAGCCGCTGACGCGACAACCTCGCCCAGCCCCGGTCCGAGCTCAAGCCAGACCCAGTTCCAGAACAGCATCTCGGGCTTCCTGCGCAACGCCGGTCAGCCCCTCCAAGGCGTCAAGATCACCGCCGCGGGAGAAGGCTTCACCGGCAGCACGACCTCGGGGGCGTCGGGCGCGTGGACCATCTCCGTGCCCACTCAGGGCAGCTACAAGGTGACCCTTGACGAGTCCACGCTGCCGGATGGCATCAAGCTTGCCGAGGGCCAGGACAACCCCCGGACCGTGACGTTCAACCAGACCTCGAACGCCAGCACGATCTTCGCGTTCGGCGCGGGCATCCAGGTGCATCAGGAGAGCTTCTTCTCCAATCTGGCCAACCGGCTCGTCGCCGGCCTGAGCTTCGGCCTGCTGCTCGCGCTCTCGGCCGTCGGCCTCTCCCTCATCTTCGGCACCACGGGCCTGACGAACTTCGCCCACGGCGAGATGGTGACACTCGGCGCCGTCGTCGTCTTCTCGCTCAGCGCCATCGGCGCGCCCTTCTGGCTTGCGATCATCGCGGGCCTCGCCGCCGGTGTCGCCTTCGGCTACGTTCAGGACGCGTGGCTGTGGAAGCCGCTGCGCCGGCGCGGCACGGGCCTCGTGCCGATGATGATCGTGAGCATTGGTCTCGCACTCGCCGTCCGCTACGTCATCCTGTTCTTCTTCGGCGGCGCGACCCAGCAGCTGCCGTACTCGCAGTCCACGGACATCGAGCTCGGACCCATCTCCGTCTCGCCCAACAACCTGTGGTCGCTGCTGATCTCGCTCGTCGTCATCCTCCTGATCGCGTTCGCGCTCCTGCGGACGCGCCTCGGCAAGGCGACGCGTGCGGTCGCAGACAACCCAGCACTCGCGGCGGCGAGCGGAATCGACGTCGACCGCGTGATCCGGCTCGTCTGGATCACGGGCGGCTTCCTCGCGTCGCTCGGAGGCATACTGTGGGCCTACTACCGACCCGGTGTCTCCTTCAACATGGGCCAGCAGATCCTGCTCATGATCTTCGCAGGCGTCACCCTAGGCGGTCTCGGGACGGTGTTCGGCGCACTCCTGGGCTCCGTCATCGTGGGCGTCTTCGTCGAGCTGACCACCGTGTTCGGTCTGACATCTGATCTCAAGTACGTCGGGGCGCTGGTCGTCATGATCCTCGTCCTCCTGTTCCGGCCCCAGGGCATCCTGGGCCGCCGTGAGCGTGTGGGCTAG